The DNA segment AGAAATTATGCGCATTTAGAAAAAGAAATTATGGTCGTAGGTCAAGGTAGAAAAATTGAGTTGTGGGGCGCTAGTGAATGGGACGATTATCGTACTCAATGGATTTCAGAAACAGTTAAGCCCGGCGATATACCCGATGAGTTACAGACTCTAGCGTTGTAGGCGATTAGTGATGCAAAAACAAGAACAGCATCAACCGGTTTTACTTGCAGAGGTGATTGAATATTTAGCTATTGATGCCGATGGAATATACATTGATGCCACATTTGGGCGGGGCGGACATGCCGGAGAAATTTTACGGCATTTAGGAAAAAAGGGAAGATTAATAGCCATTGATAAAGATCCGGCAGCCGTTGTTTGTGCGCAACAGCAGTGGGGTCATGATAAACGTTTTAAGATTTATCAGGGTTCATTTAAATGTATCAAAGAAATTACTGTATCCGAAGAAATTACAGGACTGGTGTCGGGGCTTTTATTAGATTTAGGTGTTTCTTCACCCCAATTGGATCAAGCGGAAAGAGGATTTAGTTTTTTACGAGATGGGCCATTAGATATGCGTATGGATCCGAAAACAGGAATCAGCGCAGCAGAATGGCTAGCTTGTGCGCAAGAGAAGGAAATTGCACAAGTATTAAAGGATTATGGCGAAGAACGTTATGCA comes from the Rickettsiella endosymbiont of Rhagonycha lignosa genome and includes:
- the rsmH gene encoding 16S rRNA (cytosine(1402)-N(4))-methyltransferase RsmH produces the protein MQKQEQHQPVLLAEVIEYLAIDADGIYIDATFGRGGHAGEILRHLGKKGRLIAIDKDPAAVVCAQQQWGHDKRFKIYQGSFKCIKEITVSEEITGLVSGLLLDLGVSSPQLDQAERGFSFLRDGPLDMRMDPKTGISAAEWLACAQEKEIAQVLKDYGEERYAKRIARAIGEERKLRPIVTTVHLANVVKLAHPRWERHKHPATQTFQAIRIRINNELEDLKSCLEQSLEVLKIGGRLLVISFHSLEDRIVKRFIRQHAHEAVELKKLPFMPAEWRPKLKNLGRGIKPDAYAIKANPRSRSAVLRIAEKIS